A part of Tardiphaga sp. vice304 genomic DNA contains:
- the ubiB gene encoding 2-polyprenylphenol 6-hydroxylase — protein MISALTHMARLARAGFVFAREGVFGVVDPSLVPPGGQLAMRLARLIERPGVKSGARLSAALTRLGPAYLKLGQFLATRPDVVGVAMARDLESLQDRLPPFSMTEAEDVVAASLERPMAQLYTSFSPPVAAASIAQVHRAEVEKNGVRTEVAVKVLRPNVSAQFRRDLGDFMFVAAHAEQYSAEARRLRVIEIIDIMSRSVAMEMDLRLEAAALSEMAENIQNDPDFRVPKVDWDRTSHNVLTMEWIDGIALNDHKRLAEAQVDLPDLGRKVIQSFLRHALRDGFFHADMHPGNLFLDDSGRLVAVDFGIMGRLGLNERRFLAEILLGFITRDYRRVAEVHFEAGYVPAHHSVENFAQAIRAIGEPIHNRTAEEISMAKLLTLLLEVTGLFDMRTRPELILLQKTMVVVEGVARSFDPRLDIWKVAEPVVREWIERNLGPLGKIQGALSGAGELGRIVSGLPAIATRAVAALEQLEEMSRNGLRLDPQTIDAIARARARQSRWRTIGIWVIALTFIGILLSVR, from the coding sequence GTGATTTCAGCACTTACTCACATGGCGCGGCTTGCCCGCGCCGGCTTCGTGTTTGCCCGCGAGGGCGTGTTCGGCGTCGTCGATCCCTCTTTGGTGCCGCCCGGCGGCCAGTTGGCGATGCGGCTGGCGCGGCTGATCGAACGGCCCGGCGTGAAGTCCGGCGCGCGGCTGTCGGCCGCGCTGACGCGGCTTGGCCCCGCCTATCTCAAGCTCGGCCAGTTCCTGGCGACGCGGCCGGACGTGGTCGGCGTGGCGATGGCCCGCGATCTCGAAAGCCTGCAGGACCGGCTGCCGCCGTTCTCCATGACCGAGGCGGAAGACGTCGTCGCCGCCTCGCTGGAACGCCCGATGGCGCAGCTTTATACCAGCTTCAGCCCGCCGGTCGCCGCCGCCTCGATCGCTCAGGTACACCGCGCCGAAGTCGAGAAAAACGGCGTGCGCACCGAAGTCGCCGTCAAGGTGCTGCGCCCCAACGTCTCCGCGCAGTTCCGCCGCGACCTCGGCGATTTCATGTTCGTCGCGGCTCACGCCGAACAATACTCCGCCGAGGCCCGCCGTCTCCGCGTGATCGAGATCATCGACATCATGTCGCGCTCGGTGGCGATGGAGATGGATCTGCGGCTTGAGGCCGCCGCGCTGTCTGAGATGGCAGAGAACATCCAGAACGATCCGGACTTCCGCGTCCCCAAGGTCGACTGGGACCGCACCTCGCACAATGTGCTGACGATGGAGTGGATCGACGGCATCGCGCTGAACGACCACAAGCGCCTTGCCGAAGCGCAGGTCGACCTGCCCGATCTCGGCCGCAAGGTGATCCAGAGCTTCCTGCGCCACGCGCTGCGCGATGGCTTCTTCCACGCCGACATGCACCCCGGCAACCTGTTCCTGGACGACAGCGGGCGTCTCGTCGCGGTCGATTTCGGCATCATGGGCCGGCTCGGGCTCAACGAGCGACGCTTCCTGGCGGAAATCCTGCTCGGCTTCATCACCCGCGACTATCGCCGCGTGGCCGAGGTGCATTTCGAGGCGGGCTACGTCCCGGCGCATCATTCGGTGGAAAATTTCGCGCAGGCGATCCGCGCGATCGGCGAGCCGATCCACAACCGCACGGCCGAAGAAATCTCGATGGCCAAGCTGCTGACGCTGCTGCTCGAGGTCACCGGCCTGTTCGACATGCGGACCCGGCCGGAGCTGATCCTGCTGCAGAAGACCATGGTGGTGGTCGAGGGCGTCGCGCGCTCGTTCGATCCCAGGCTGGACATCTGGAAGGTCGCCGAGCCCGTGGTGCGCGAATGGATCGAGCGCAATCTCGGGCCGCTGGGCAAGATCCAAGGCGCGCTTTCCGGCGCCGGCGAACTCGGCCGCATCGTCTCCGGCCTGCCGGCGATTGCTACGCGCGCGGTGGCCGCGCTGGAGCAATTGGAGGAGATGAGCCGCAACGGGCTCCGGCTGGATCCCCAGACCATCGACGCCATCGCACGCGCCCGCGCCCGGCAATCGCGCTGGCGCACCATCGGCATCTGGGTGATCGCGCTGACCTTCATCGGGATCCTGCTGTCGGTCCGATGA
- the coaBC gene encoding bifunctional phosphopantothenoylcysteine decarboxylase/phosphopantothenate--cysteine ligase CoaBC, giving the protein MASLTIRKLDDAIRDELRLRAARHGRSVEDEVRTILREASRPDRPSADVSPATPTDDVPRETLHAITGQPRVTLIIGGGIAAYKALDLIRRLKERGVHVRVVLTRAATQFVTPLAASALANERCYTDLFDPQSEFDAGHIRLARQCDLIVVAPATADLMAKMAGGHADDLATAVLLASDKPILIAPAMNPLMWNNAATRRNVAQLARDGVAMIGPNAGEMAERNEAGTGRMAEPTEIAVAALGLLRAPQRRSLAGKRVLITAGPTHEPIDPVRYIANRSSGKQGFAIAAAAAAAGAEVILISGPVELKDPPGVTVKRVEAARDMLAAVEAALPVDIAIFAAAVADWRVVSEGAQKLKKDGRALPPLQLTENPDILATISKRAEHRPALVIGFAAETEHLIDNAKAKIARKGCDWIVANDVSPSTGIMGGDSNTVHLLTRHDQEIAVEIDVESWQPMSKDGVAAALVARITQHFEKARS; this is encoded by the coding sequence ATGGCCAGCCTGACGATCCGCAAGCTCGATGACGCCATCCGCGACGAATTGCGGCTGCGCGCCGCGCGCCACGGCCGCTCGGTCGAGGACGAGGTCCGCACCATTTTACGCGAGGCCTCGAGGCCCGACCGACCCTCGGCCGATGTCTCGCCGGCGACGCCGACCGACGACGTGCCGCGGGAAACGCTTCACGCCATCACCGGCCAGCCGCGCGTCACGCTGATCATCGGCGGCGGCATTGCGGCCTACAAGGCGCTCGACCTGATCCGGCGCCTGAAGGAGCGCGGCGTCCATGTGCGCGTCGTGCTGACCCGCGCCGCCACGCAGTTCGTCACGCCGCTGGCGGCGTCCGCGCTGGCGAATGAGCGCTGCTACACCGACCTGTTCGACCCGCAGAGCGAATTCGACGCCGGCCATATCAGGCTAGCGCGGCAGTGCGACCTGATCGTGGTCGCCCCCGCCACCGCCGACCTGATGGCCAAGATGGCCGGCGGCCATGCCGACGATCTGGCCACCGCAGTGCTTCTCGCGTCGGACAAACCGATTCTCATCGCGCCGGCAATGAACCCGCTGATGTGGAACAACGCGGCCACCCGCCGCAACGTCGCGCAGCTCGCACGCGACGGCGTCGCGATGATCGGTCCGAATGCCGGCGAGATGGCGGAGCGCAACGAGGCCGGCACCGGCCGCATGGCCGAGCCGACCGAAATCGCGGTCGCAGCGCTCGGCCTGCTGCGCGCGCCGCAGAGGCGATCCTTGGCCGGCAAGCGAGTGCTGATCACGGCCGGACCGACGCACGAGCCGATCGATCCGGTGCGCTATATCGCCAACCGCTCCTCGGGCAAGCAGGGCTTTGCCATTGCCGCTGCAGCCGCGGCGGCCGGCGCAGAGGTCATTCTCATCTCGGGTCCGGTCGAATTGAAAGATCCGCCAGGCGTCACCGTGAAGCGCGTCGAAGCCGCGCGCGACATGCTGGCCGCGGTCGAGGCGGCGCTGCCCGTTGATATCGCGATCTTCGCCGCAGCGGTGGCGGACTGGCGCGTCGTCAGCGAGGGCGCGCAGAAATTGAAGAAGGACGGCCGCGCGCTGCCGCCGCTGCAGCTCACCGAAAATCCCGACATCCTCGCGACGATTTCGAAACGCGCCGAGCATCGCCCGGCGCTGGTGATCGGCTTCGCCGCCGAAACCGAGCACCTGATCGACAACGCGAAAGCCAAGATCGCGCGCAAGGGCTGCGACTGGATCGTCGCCAACGACGTCTCGCCTTCCACCGGCATCATGGGCGGCGACAGCAACACCGTGCATCTCCTGACGCGCCACGATCAGGAGATCGCCGTCGAGATCGATGTCGAATCCTGGCAGCCGATGAGCAAGGACGGCGTCGCAGCCGCGCTGGTGGCGCGGATTACCCAACACTTCGAGAAAGCCCGATCATGA